In a genomic window of Thunnus thynnus chromosome 16, fThuThy2.1, whole genome shotgun sequence:
- the ap5s1 gene encoding AP-5 complex subunit sigma-1, with amino-acid sequence MVRCFLIHTVCPVSALGPGESRVLYSRVFGPDEGVLSAQQQELSPEERRLLQEEKLAVVARQVRSAVSLSREASGRLLVETVPGEEALALQEADSGVVRLRAGDPFSEEMSVLWLGVQSFGFALVCEPHENLLLAEGTLRNLTRHCLEHLHMLGQGSEVLLKSNRIDVLLSRLLPHGQLLFLNHRFAQSLEKEVAAYMAK; translated from the exons ATGGTTCGTTGTTTCCTGATCCACACCGTCTGCCCGGTCAGTGCTCTCGGTCCCGGGGAGAGCAGAGTGCTTTACTCCCGTGTCTTCGGCCCGGACGAAGGCGTCCTGTCCGCCCAGCAGCAGGAGCTCAGCCCGGAGGAGAGACGACTCCTGCAGGAGGAGAAGCTCGCTGTGGTGGCGAG GCAGGTCCGCAGTGCCGTGTCTCTGTCCCGGGAGGCGTCGGGCCGGCTGCTGGTGGAGACGGTGCCGGGCGAGGAGGCGCTGGCCCTGCAGGAGGCTGACAGCGGTGTGGTGCGGCTGAGGGCTGGAGACCCCTTCTCTGAGGAGATGAGTGTGTTGTGGCTGGGCGTCCAGAGTTTTGGCTTCGCTCTGGTCTGTGAGCCCCACGAGAACCTTCTGCTGGCTGAAGGAACGCTGCGCAACCTGACGCGACACTGCCTGGAGCACCTGCACATGTTGGGGCAGGGGAGCGAG GTCCTGCTGAAGAGCAACCGTATCGACGTTCTGCTCAGCCGCCTGCTGCCTCACGGgcagctcctcttcctcaacCACCGCTTCGCCCAGAGTCTGGAGAAGGAAGTGGCGGCCTACATGGCCAAGTGA